Proteins found in one Geomonas subterranea genomic segment:
- the rph gene encoding ribonuclease PH: MTRTNGRAADALRDVKITRNYLKHAEGSVLIEFGDTKVICNATVEAKVPSFLKGKGTGWVTAEYCMLPRATHTRNQRESSKGKLSGRTHEIQRLIGRSLRAVVDMEKLGERSILIDCDVIQADGGTRTASITGAYVALADALQTLVDNGELPQSPLREAVAAVSVGIVDGVPVLDLDYPEDSSAEVDMNFVMTSSMRFVEVQGTAEAEPFTIEQMDAMRNHAMLGLSRLFELQREALQA; this comes from the coding sequence ATGACACGCACAAACGGCCGCGCGGCCGACGCGCTCAGAGATGTGAAGATCACCCGCAATTACCTCAAACACGCAGAAGGCTCGGTTCTCATCGAGTTCGGCGACACCAAGGTCATCTGCAACGCGACGGTCGAGGCGAAGGTTCCCTCGTTCCTGAAAGGGAAGGGGACCGGTTGGGTGACGGCGGAGTACTGCATGCTGCCGCGTGCAACTCACACCAGGAACCAGCGCGAATCCTCCAAGGGGAAACTCTCGGGACGTACCCACGAGATCCAGCGTCTGATCGGGAGATCGCTGCGCGCCGTGGTGGACATGGAGAAGCTGGGTGAGCGCTCCATCCTCATCGACTGCGACGTGATCCAGGCCGACGGCGGCACCCGCACCGCCTCCATCACCGGCGCGTACGTCGCGCTGGCCGACGCCCTGCAGACCCTGGTGGACAACGGTGAGCTGCCCCAGAGCCCATTGCGCGAGGCGGTGGCCGCGGTGAGCGTCGGCATCGTCGACGGCGTTCCCGTTCTCGACCTCGACTACCCGGAGGATTCCAGCGCCGAGGTGGATATGAACTTCGTGATGACCTCGTCCATGCGCTTTGTCGAGGTGCAGGGGACCGCCGAGGCCGAGCCGTTCACCATCGAGCAGATGGACGCCATGCGCAACCACGCCATGCTCGGGCTTTCCCGGCTCTTCGAACTGCAGCGGGAGGCGCTTCAGGCATGA
- a CDS encoding sensor histidine kinase has product MRDDDTRPSPETLLKVAQAEEEAQSGRGKLKIFLGYAPGVGKTYAMLEAAHVRKREGRDVVAAYVESHGRSETDLLLEGLEVVAKLQIEYQGVHLPEMDIDAVLVRKPQIALVDELAHTNAPGSRHEKRWQDVEELICAGIDVYSTVNIQHFESLNDVVAQITGVIVRETVPDKLLDLAVEIRLVDIPPEDLLERLREGKVYIPEKAMLATEKFFKPGNLMALRELSLRRAASRVDDQMRAYMEARSITGPWPAAEKLLVCVSGSPYSEKLIRTTRRLADEMKARWHTVYIETPGLSKHARENRERVWRDLRLAESLGADVATLTATSVAQALIQFAVQNNVTKVVVGKPTKPRWREFLRQPLVDELIRLSGPIDIYVVSIDVAAEKTKPAAVAPKKSVPWAGYLKGMVLVAAITLLCQVLRGLLAPTNLMMIYLLGLVLAATRLGRRPAVLTAFFSVLAFDFFFVPPYLTFAVADTEYVITFIALFTVGVVISTLVSQARERAESIREREEQTASLYYLSRDLAVASDLSGIVSATMRNIEQSIGGEVAVLMPEGERLALRAASAGLVLETKEHAVADWSFRNSSPAGRGTDTLISSQLLYLPLQTSGNVLGVLGIRLKAESDYASPLTRRLLHAFATQMSFAIERVLLVKQAEQAQILQARESLERALLNSISHDLRTPLVTISGALGALRDRTTVLDEPSRQDLLDAAWEEAARLNRFVANLLDMTRLEAGALKLKRIPSDLQDLVGCALAALEPQLAKTRLEIRVEPDLPLVSIDMVLMTQVLVNLIDNALKYAPRDRIVELTAGATDGRVTLEIADRGPGVPPEDLARIFDKFYRVPVPEGAGGTGLGLSICKGIVEAHGGEIRADNRNGGGLKVTIELPVEKTREGE; this is encoded by the coding sequence ATGCGAGACGACGATACACGGCCGTCGCCGGAAACGCTCCTCAAGGTCGCCCAGGCTGAGGAAGAGGCGCAAAGCGGGCGAGGAAAATTGAAGATCTTCCTCGGGTACGCGCCGGGGGTGGGTAAGACCTATGCGATGCTGGAGGCGGCACACGTGCGCAAGCGCGAGGGGCGCGACGTAGTCGCGGCCTACGTGGAATCCCACGGCAGGAGCGAGACCGACCTGCTCCTGGAAGGGCTCGAGGTCGTAGCCAAGCTGCAGATCGAGTACCAGGGGGTGCACCTCCCCGAGATGGACATCGACGCGGTGCTGGTCCGCAAGCCCCAGATTGCGCTGGTGGACGAACTGGCCCACACCAACGCCCCCGGCTCGCGCCACGAAAAGCGCTGGCAGGATGTCGAGGAGCTCATCTGCGCCGGGATCGACGTCTATTCCACCGTCAACATCCAGCACTTCGAGAGCCTGAACGACGTGGTGGCCCAGATCACCGGGGTCATCGTGCGCGAGACGGTCCCGGACAAACTGCTCGACCTGGCCGTGGAAATCAGGCTGGTGGACATACCGCCGGAAGACCTTCTGGAACGGCTGCGCGAGGGAAAGGTCTACATCCCGGAAAAGGCGATGCTCGCCACCGAGAAGTTCTTTAAGCCGGGTAACCTGATGGCCCTGCGTGAGCTGTCCCTGCGGCGCGCTGCCTCCCGCGTCGACGACCAGATGCGCGCCTACATGGAGGCCCGCTCCATCACCGGCCCCTGGCCGGCGGCGGAAAAGCTGCTGGTATGCGTGAGCGGCAGTCCCTACAGCGAGAAGCTGATCCGTACCACGAGACGGCTCGCCGACGAGATGAAGGCGCGCTGGCACACCGTCTACATCGAGACTCCCGGTTTGAGCAAACATGCCCGCGAGAACCGGGAGCGGGTCTGGCGCGACCTGCGCCTGGCGGAGAGCCTCGGTGCGGACGTGGCGACGCTGACGGCAACCTCGGTGGCCCAGGCCCTGATTCAATTCGCCGTGCAAAACAACGTGACCAAGGTCGTGGTGGGAAAACCGACCAAGCCACGCTGGCGCGAGTTTTTGCGCCAGCCCCTGGTGGACGAGCTCATCAGGCTCTCCGGCCCCATCGACATCTACGTCGTCAGCATCGACGTCGCTGCTGAAAAGACCAAACCGGCGGCGGTCGCCCCCAAGAAATCGGTTCCGTGGGCAGGGTACCTGAAGGGGATGGTGCTGGTTGCGGCCATCACCCTGCTCTGCCAGGTGTTGCGGGGCTTGCTGGCCCCAACGAACCTGATGATGATCTACCTCCTTGGGCTCGTACTTGCCGCGACCAGGCTCGGGCGCCGTCCGGCGGTGCTCACAGCCTTTTTCAGCGTGCTCGCCTTCGATTTCTTCTTCGTGCCGCCGTACCTGACCTTCGCCGTTGCCGATACGGAATACGTGATCACGTTCATCGCGCTGTTCACCGTCGGAGTCGTCATCAGCACCCTGGTCTCTCAAGCACGCGAGAGGGCCGAGTCGATCAGGGAGCGTGAAGAACAGACGGCGAGCCTCTATTACTTGAGCCGCGATCTGGCTGTGGCCTCAGATCTGAGCGGTATCGTGTCCGCCACCATGAGAAACATCGAACAGAGCATCGGCGGCGAGGTGGCGGTGCTGATGCCGGAAGGAGAGCGCCTGGCCCTGCGGGCTGCGAGCGCCGGGCTGGTCCTGGAGACCAAAGAACATGCGGTGGCGGACTGGTCCTTCAGAAACAGCTCCCCGGCGGGGCGCGGCACCGACACGCTGATTTCCTCGCAACTTCTGTATCTGCCGCTGCAGACCTCGGGAAACGTGCTCGGCGTCCTGGGGATACGGCTCAAAGCAGAATCCGACTACGCCTCCCCCCTGACCAGACGCCTGTTACACGCCTTCGCCACCCAAATGTCCTTTGCCATAGAAAGGGTGCTTTTGGTCAAGCAAGCGGAGCAGGCCCAGATTCTTCAAGCACGCGAGAGTCTGGAACGTGCACTCTTGAACTCTATCTCCCACGACCTGCGCACCCCCCTGGTCACCATCAGCGGGGCGCTCGGGGCGCTCCGCGACCGGACCACGGTACTCGATGAGCCCTCCAGGCAGGACCTTCTCGATGCGGCCTGGGAAGAGGCGGCACGGTTGAACCGGTTTGTCGCCAACCTCCTCGACATGACCAGGCTGGAGGCGGGTGCGCTGAAGCTGAAGCGGATTCCATCGGACCTGCAGGACCTGGTGGGGTGCGCACTGGCCGCGCTTGAACCGCAGCTTGCCAAGACCAGGCTGGAGATCCGGGTGGAGCCCGACCTCCCCTTGGTGAGCATCGATATGGTCCTGATGACCCAGGTGCTGGTGAACCTGATCGACAACGCCCTGAAGTACGCGCCGCGTGACCGGATCGTAGAGTTGACGGCAGGCGCTACGGACGGCAGGGTGACCCTGGAGATCGCGGACCGAGGGCCCGGCGTTCCGCCAGAGGATCTGGCACGGATCTTCGACAAGTTCTACCGTGTCCCGGTTCCCGAGGGGGCGGGAGGCACCGGACTGGGGCTTTCCATCTGCAAGGGGATCGTGGAGGCACACGGTGGAGAGATTCGTGCAGACAACCGCAACGGCGGCGGTTTGAAAGTGACCATCGAGCTCCCGGTAGAAAAGACGAGAGAAGGAGAATAA
- a CDS encoding nucleotidyltransferase domain-containing protein, translated as MKTARLNIVIDPEEKELAEQLAAEYSRRTGVETTLSSFVRHLIRQAAVDANDGGGLKQHGTPLRPTRPKRPPRPRPSEQVAIYREQIKAIALAHHVTNVRVFGSTARGEDTNRSDLDLLVSPIKGKTGLMELVEIAAKVKKLIKVPVDVVLDTEIPAEHRDRINKEAVAL; from the coding sequence GTGAAAACCGCACGTCTGAACATCGTCATAGACCCCGAAGAAAAGGAACTGGCCGAGCAGCTTGCTGCCGAATACAGCCGCCGGACCGGGGTGGAAACAACGCTGTCTTCTTTTGTCCGACACCTGATCAGGCAAGCCGCAGTTGATGCAAACGATGGAGGCGGATTGAAACAGCACGGGACGCCGCTCCGCCCCACTAGGCCCAAGCGCCCCCCCCGCCCCCGGCCGAGTGAGCAGGTAGCCATTTACCGGGAGCAAATCAAGGCCATCGCCCTGGCGCATCATGTCACCAACGTCAGGGTCTTCGGCTCGACCGCACGCGGTGAAGATACCAACAGAAGTGACCTCGATCTGCTGGTGTCACCGATCAAGGGGAAAACTGGGTTGATGGAGCTGGTGGAAATCGCAGCGAAGGTCAAGAAATTGATCAAAGTCCCGGTCGATGTTGTCCTGGACACGGAAATACCGGCGGAGCACAGAGACAGGATCAACAAGGAGGCAGTGGCCTTATGA
- a CDS encoding XTP/dITP diphosphatase yields the protein MKELLVASGNKGKLREFAELLRGVVETILSPADFPELPDVVEDGDTFEENAIKKALSAARFTGKPVLADDSGLCVDYLGGRPGVFSARFAGEHASDADNNALLLKELAGVPREERTGAFHCVIALCLPDGTCQTFDGMLAGEILEAPRGEGGFGYDPLFLVPEYGETFSELPMEVKNSISHRGRAMQMLKEALTLSRQDAKKN from the coding sequence ATGAAAGAGCTCCTGGTGGCGTCGGGCAACAAGGGAAAGCTGAGGGAGTTCGCCGAGCTGTTGCGCGGGGTGGTGGAGACGATTCTCTCTCCGGCGGATTTTCCGGAGCTGCCGGACGTGGTGGAGGACGGTGACACCTTCGAGGAGAACGCGATCAAGAAGGCGCTCTCGGCCGCGCGGTTCACCGGAAAGCCGGTGCTCGCGGACGATTCCGGACTCTGCGTCGACTACCTTGGGGGGCGTCCCGGCGTCTTCTCGGCCCGCTTCGCCGGAGAGCACGCAAGCGACGCCGACAACAACGCGCTCCTTTTGAAGGAGCTGGCCGGCGTGCCTCGCGAGGAGCGCACGGGCGCGTTTCACTGCGTCATCGCGCTCTGCCTCCCGGACGGGACCTGCCAGACCTTCGACGGGATGCTGGCGGGGGAGATTTTGGAGGCGCCGCGTGGGGAGGGGGGCTTCGGGTACGACCCGCTGTTCCTGGTGCCCGAGTACGGGGAGACCTTCTCGGAACTGCCCATGGAGGTGAAGAACTCCATCAGCCACCGCGGGCGGGCCATGCAGATGCTCAAAGAGGCACTCACGCTAAGCCGCCAAGACGCAAAGAAGAACTGA
- a CDS encoding response regulator: MQSATRTDGAVAAQGKGKNLPRVLVVDDEVSVLRFLRAALPGSEFTLFEAENGHAALAAAAAVRPDIILQDLGLPDLDGVEVIKRIREWSQVPIIVLSVRDSDDDKVGALDAGADDYLIKPFSIAELQARIRVSLRRSLQQAPEPVYRCGELEVDLPLRRVRLSGKEVVLTPTEYELLRLLVTHAGRVLTHSQLLKQIWGVAHVEQQNVLRVTIRNLRQKIEHDPSRPYYITTEVGVGYRLRSE, translated from the coding sequence GTGCAAAGTGCTACCAGAACTGACGGTGCTGTAGCGGCACAGGGAAAAGGGAAAAACCTGCCGCGCGTGCTCGTAGTGGACGACGAGGTGTCGGTGCTGCGTTTTCTGCGCGCCGCACTGCCCGGGTCCGAGTTCACGCTCTTCGAAGCGGAGAACGGTCATGCGGCCCTTGCGGCCGCCGCTGCGGTCCGACCCGACATCATTCTGCAGGACCTGGGTCTGCCCGACCTGGACGGGGTGGAGGTGATCAAGAGGATCCGCGAGTGGTCCCAGGTCCCCATCATCGTCCTGTCGGTGCGTGACAGCGACGACGACAAGGTGGGCGCTCTCGACGCGGGGGCGGACGATTACCTCATCAAGCCCTTCAGCATCGCCGAGCTGCAGGCCCGCATCCGCGTTTCGCTGAGAAGGAGCCTGCAGCAGGCGCCCGAGCCGGTGTACCGCTGCGGCGAACTGGAGGTGGATCTGCCGCTGCGCCGGGTGCGGCTCTCCGGCAAGGAGGTGGTTCTTACTCCGACCGAGTACGAGCTTTTGCGCCTGCTGGTCACCCATGCCGGACGTGTCTTGACGCACAGCCAGCTCCTTAAGCAGATATGGGGCGTCGCCCATGTCGAGCAGCAAAACGTTCTGCGGGTCACGATCCGGAACCTGCGCCAGAAGATCGAACACGACCCGTCCAGGCCTTACTACATCACCACGGAAGTTGGGGTAGGGTACCGGCTTCGCAGCGAATAG
- a CDS encoding HepT-like ribonuclease domain-containing protein → MTDDRKPRTLSEYLDDMQRSVNRLIEISGAGEAAFMANEDKQDAAIRHIQILGEVSGKLLKHYPAFVAENKSIPFRQISDMRNRLIHHYFGVSLDAVWKVLETDIPSLNVELGSLIVTSKNSIQKGRGVKI, encoded by the coding sequence ATGACCGATGACCGAAAACCGAGGACGCTCAGCGAATACCTGGACGACATGCAAAGGTCGGTCAATCGTCTGATCGAGATTTCAGGTGCAGGCGAGGCTGCGTTTATGGCCAACGAGGACAAGCAGGATGCCGCCATCAGGCATATTCAGATACTGGGTGAAGTTTCCGGCAAGCTGTTGAAACATTACCCGGCGTTTGTAGCTGAAAACAAAAGCATACCGTTCAGGCAGATCAGCGACATGAGGAATAGGCTGATTCATCATTACTTCGGGGTGAGTCTAGATGCCGTATGGAAGGTCCTGGAAACGGATATTCCATCCCTCAATGTCGAACTTGGCAGTCTCATTGTGACCAGCAAGAATTCAATCCAGAAAGGAAGGGGAGTTAAAATCTAG
- the kdpB gene encoding potassium-transporting ATPase subunit KdpB: MSKHAPEPISMFDLRILKPALLESIKKLDPRGLWRNPVMFCVEIASVITLVTFVMSLTGANKEPAWFTGLVSIWLWLTVIFATFAEALAEGRGKARAASLRKSRTDVTAKRLKKPEFGAPFETVPAQSLRKDDYILVEAHEMIAGDGDVVAGAALVNEAAVTGESAPVVRESGGDRSAVTGGTEVIANSIIVRITANPGETFLDRMISLIEGAKRRKTPNEIALEVLLIALTLVFLLVCANISPLSLYSVRAAGQGTPVSLTVLVALFVCLAPTTIAALLPAIGIAGMDRLFQKNVIALSGRAIEAAGDVNVLLLDKTGTITLGNREAVEFVPVGGHSEKELAEAALIASLTDETPEGRSIVVLARKKYDLNMASLPADAQTIAFSAETRLSGVDTFGKKYRKGASDSAIAFVKGMGAASVPSNLADVVDRIARAGATPLVVCSDAEILGVINLKDIIKGGIQERFQQLRSMGIKTVMITGDNPLTAAAIAAEAQVDDFLAQAKPEDKLRLIKENQEQGFMVAMTGDGTNDAPALAQADVAVAMNTGTQPAREAANIIDLDSNPTKLLDIVEVGKQILMTRGNLTTFSISNDVAKYFAIIPAMMLSIYPQLNVLNVMRLSSPFSAILSAVIFNAIIIPILVPLALKGTKFRPMPAEKLLIHNLLIYGLGGMIAPFIGIKAIDMAVSLFA, from the coding sequence ATGTCCAAACACGCACCCGAACCGATATCCATGTTCGACCTTCGCATACTGAAGCCCGCCCTGCTGGAATCGATCAAGAAACTGGACCCTAGGGGGCTTTGGCGCAACCCGGTGATGTTCTGCGTCGAGATCGCCAGCGTCATCACCCTGGTCACCTTCGTCATGTCGCTCACCGGCGCTAACAAGGAGCCGGCGTGGTTCACCGGGCTCGTTTCCATCTGGCTCTGGCTTACCGTGATCTTCGCCACCTTCGCCGAGGCGCTGGCGGAGGGACGCGGCAAGGCGCGCGCTGCTTCCCTGAGGAAAAGCCGCACCGATGTAACGGCGAAGCGACTGAAAAAGCCTGAATTCGGCGCCCCCTTCGAGACGGTCCCGGCGCAATCGCTCAGAAAGGACGATTACATCTTGGTCGAGGCCCACGAGATGATCGCCGGGGACGGCGACGTCGTGGCCGGTGCGGCGCTGGTCAACGAGGCTGCGGTCACCGGCGAGTCCGCCCCGGTGGTGAGGGAGTCGGGCGGCGACCGGAGCGCAGTCACCGGCGGCACCGAGGTGATCGCCAACTCGATCATCGTCAGGATCACGGCCAACCCCGGCGAAACCTTTCTGGACCGCATGATCTCCCTCATCGAGGGTGCCAAGCGGAGGAAAACGCCCAACGAGATCGCCCTAGAGGTGCTGCTCATCGCGCTTACCCTGGTGTTCCTGCTGGTCTGCGCCAACATAAGCCCCCTTTCGCTCTACTCGGTGCGGGCGGCGGGACAGGGAACGCCGGTATCGCTCACCGTGCTGGTTGCCCTCTTCGTCTGCCTGGCGCCGACCACCATTGCCGCGCTGCTGCCGGCCATCGGCATCGCCGGCATGGACCGGCTCTTCCAGAAAAACGTGATCGCCCTCTCCGGCCGCGCCATCGAGGCGGCAGGCGACGTCAACGTGCTCCTGCTCGACAAGACCGGCACCATCACCTTGGGCAACCGCGAAGCGGTGGAGTTCGTCCCCGTGGGCGGGCACAGCGAAAAGGAACTGGCTGAGGCTGCGCTGATCGCATCGCTCACCGACGAGACCCCGGAGGGAAGGAGCATCGTCGTCCTGGCCAGGAAGAAGTACGATCTGAACATGGCGTCGCTCCCCGCCGACGCACAGACCATCGCCTTCAGCGCGGAAACGCGCCTGTCCGGAGTGGACACTTTCGGCAAGAAATACCGCAAGGGCGCCTCCGACTCCGCCATCGCCTTCGTCAAAGGCATGGGCGCCGCGTCGGTTCCCTCCAATCTCGCCGACGTGGTGGACCGGATCGCCCGGGCCGGGGCGACGCCGCTCGTGGTATGCAGCGACGCGGAGATCCTGGGCGTGATCAACCTCAAGGACATCATCAAGGGGGGGATCCAGGAGCGTTTCCAGCAGTTGCGCAGCATGGGCATCAAGACGGTGATGATCACCGGTGACAACCCGCTCACCGCGGCGGCCATAGCGGCCGAAGCGCAGGTGGACGACTTCCTGGCCCAGGCCAAACCCGAGGACAAGCTGCGTCTGATCAAGGAGAACCAGGAGCAGGGTTTCATGGTGGCCATGACCGGCGACGGGACCAACGACGCCCCGGCGCTCGCCCAGGCGGACGTCGCGGTCGCCATGAACACCGGCACCCAGCCGGCGCGCGAGGCGGCCAACATCATCGATCTCGACTCCAACCCGACCAAGCTCCTGGACATCGTCGAGGTGGGCAAGCAGATCCTGATGACCAGGGGGAATCTGACCACCTTCAGCATCTCCAACGACGTGGCCAAGTATTTCGCGATCATCCCGGCCATGATGTTGTCGATCTATCCGCAGTTGAACGTGCTGAACGTGATGCGCTTATCCAGCCCCTTCAGCGCCATACTGTCGGCGGTGATCTTCAACGCGATCATCATTCCGATCCTGGTGCCGCTGGCGCTCAAAGGAACCAAGTTTCGTCCCATGCCTGCCGAGAAGCTGTTGATCCACAACTTGCTCATCTACGGTCTGGGGGGAATGATAGCGCCGTTTATCGGCATCAAGGCCATCGATATGGCAGTGTCACTGTTTGCGTGA
- a CDS encoding TraK family protein yields MNKTISDRLAAKAVGKKPLASNRNQNRAIFLALRQEIIQALGDGWSIKSIWGILYEEGKVAFGYAAFWNYTKSLIQTPPGRPMEQPANERGSTGDASKTAKPATAAPEKETPEIKGFTFNPSANKEDLY; encoded by the coding sequence ATGAACAAAACCATCTCCGATCGATTAGCGGCCAAGGCTGTCGGCAAAAAGCCCCTCGCCTCCAATAGAAATCAAAACCGGGCCATCTTCCTGGCCCTGCGCCAGGAAATCATACAGGCACTCGGCGATGGTTGGTCTATCAAGAGTATCTGGGGAATCCTGTACGAAGAGGGGAAAGTGGCCTTCGGCTATGCTGCTTTCTGGAACTACACGAAGAGCCTGATCCAGACTCCGCCTGGCCGCCCCATGGAACAACCTGCTAATGAACGCGGCAGCACAGGCGACGCAAGCAAAACCGCGAAGCCCGCGACGGCCGCTCCGGAGAAGGAGACACCTGAGATAAAGGGCTTCACCTTTAATCCTTCAGCAAACAAGGAGGACCTATACTAA
- the kdpA gene encoding potassium-transporting ATPase subunit KdpA: MNMYEWLQTILFFVLLLLAIKPLGSYLAKVFQGQRTFLSPVLVPCESFLYRICSVDKDEEMQWQRYAWALILFNFICGVSLLAILLLQGILPLNPQKFPAFSWHLALNTAVSFMTNTNWQNYGGESTASYFTQMAGFAVHNFLSAATGIVVAIATIRGFVRRRVSEIGNFYVDLARCTLYVLLPISLAFAVFLVSQGVIQNFSGYKTVPLVQATSYEKPKLDAQGNALKDAKGNAVTETVTVKEVTLPMGPVASQEAIKELGTNGGGFFNANSAHPYENPTPLSNIAEVFLILLIGGSLTYTFGVMAGNTRQGWALLAVMLAILVTATAVLYCAETSGNPLVAKLGVHGVNMEGKETRFGLAGTSLFATATTGTSCGAVNAMHDSMTPLGGMVPLSLILLSEVVFGGVGTGLYTMIAFVVIAVFIAGLMIGRTPELLGKKIEVREMWMSIITVLTSGMLVLIFSGLALLLPSAVSSMANPGAHGLSEVLYAFASMSNNNGSAFAGLNGNTAFYNLSGAVAMFLGRFAPIVASLAMAGSLAGKKYVPPSLGTLPTDKVPFALWLTLVILIVGALTFFPALSLGPIVEHLIMLGGK, encoded by the coding sequence ATGAACATGTACGAATGGCTTCAGACCATCCTCTTTTTCGTACTCCTGCTGCTGGCGATAAAGCCGCTGGGGAGCTATCTGGCCAAGGTCTTCCAGGGACAGCGAACGTTCCTCTCGCCGGTCCTAGTCCCCTGCGAGAGCTTCCTCTACCGCATCTGCAGCGTGGACAAGGATGAGGAAATGCAGTGGCAGCGCTACGCGTGGGCGCTGATCCTTTTCAACTTCATCTGCGGGGTCTCCCTGCTCGCGATCCTGCTGCTCCAGGGGATCCTTCCTCTGAACCCGCAGAAGTTCCCGGCTTTTTCATGGCACCTCGCGCTCAACACGGCGGTCAGCTTCATGACCAACACCAACTGGCAGAACTACGGCGGCGAGTCTACCGCGAGCTACTTCACCCAGATGGCCGGCTTCGCGGTGCACAACTTCCTCTCCGCCGCTACCGGCATCGTGGTCGCCATCGCCACCATTCGCGGATTCGTCCGGCGCAGGGTCTCGGAGATCGGCAACTTCTACGTCGACCTCGCCAGGTGCACCCTCTACGTCCTGCTGCCTATCTCGCTGGCCTTCGCGGTATTCCTGGTGTCCCAAGGGGTGATCCAGAACTTCAGCGGCTATAAGACGGTGCCGCTGGTCCAGGCGACCAGCTATGAAAAGCCGAAGCTGGATGCGCAAGGGAACGCCCTGAAGGATGCCAAGGGGAACGCGGTGACCGAAACGGTCACGGTGAAAGAGGTGACCCTTCCCATGGGGCCGGTCGCTTCCCAGGAGGCGATCAAGGAGCTGGGCACCAACGGCGGCGGTTTCTTCAACGCGAACTCGGCGCACCCTTACGAGAATCCAACCCCGCTCTCCAACATCGCGGAGGTCTTCCTGATCCTTCTCATCGGCGGCAGCCTCACCTACACCTTCGGGGTGATGGCGGGGAACACCCGCCAGGGATGGGCGCTGCTGGCGGTGATGCTTGCAATCCTGGTTACCGCGACCGCCGTCCTCTACTGTGCGGAAACGAGCGGCAACCCCTTGGTAGCAAAGCTCGGCGTGCACGGCGTCAACATGGAGGGGAAAGAGACACGCTTTGGTCTCGCTGGCACCTCACTGTTCGCAACGGCGACCACCGGCACCTCCTGCGGTGCGGTCAACGCCATGCACGATTCCATGACGCCCCTGGGCGGGATGGTTCCGCTGTCCTTGATCCTCCTTTCGGAGGTGGTCTTCGGTGGCGTCGGGACCGGACTCTACACCATGATAGCCTTCGTGGTGATCGCGGTCTTCATCGCGGGGCTGATGATCGGGCGAACGCCGGAACTGCTGGGGAAAAAGATCGAGGTGCGCGAGATGTGGATGTCCATCATCACCGTGCTCACCTCCGGCATGCTGGTGCTTATCTTCTCGGGCCTTGCCCTGCTGCTGCCGTCGGCGGTCTCCTCGATGGCCAACCCGGGGGCGCACGGGCTCTCCGAGGTGCTGTACGCCTTCGCCTCCATGTCCAACAACAATGGCAGCGCCTTCGCAGGCCTAAACGGCAACACCGCCTTCTACAACCTCTCCGGAGCGGTTGCCATGTTCCTCGGGCGCTTCGCCCCCATCGTGGCGTCGCTGGCCATGGCCGGCTCTCTGGCGGGTAAGAAATACGTCCCGCCGAGCCTGGGCACCCTCCCTACGGACAAGGTCCCCTTCGCCCTCTGGCTCACGCTGGTGATACTCATCGTCGGTGCGCTCACCTTCTTCCCAGCGCTGTCGCTGGGACCGATCGTCGAACACCTGATCATGCTGGGAGGTAAGTAA
- the kdpC gene encoding potassium-transporting ATPase subunit KdpC, translating to MKELRPALLMFILFTVICGGIYPGLVTGIAYALFPSQAQGSIITDKNHREIGSKLIGQPFSDARYFWPRPSATADFGYNPTASGGSNSGPTNPDYLKTVSDRVKAQHDAGAAGSIPSGLVQASGSGLDPDLTPDAAMVQVARVARARGMALQQVEKLLADHTSDRQLGFLGEPRVNVLELNLALDKQESR from the coding sequence ATGAAAGAATTGCGACCGGCCTTACTGATGTTCATACTGTTCACCGTCATCTGTGGCGGGATCTACCCGGGCCTTGTCACCGGCATTGCCTATGCGCTCTTCCCAAGTCAAGCGCAGGGAAGCATCATAACGGACAAGAACCACCGCGAGATCGGCTCCAAACTTATCGGCCAGCCCTTCTCCGACGCCAGGTATTTCTGGCCCCGCCCCTCGGCCACGGCGGACTTCGGCTACAACCCGACGGCTTCGGGCGGTTCCAACTCCGGCCCCACCAATCCCGACTACCTGAAGACGGTTTCCGACCGGGTCAAGGCGCAGCACGATGCCGGTGCCGCGGGAAGCATCCCGTCCGGACTGGTGCAGGCATCGGGTAGCGGCCTCGACCCGGACCTCACGCCCGATGCGGCCATGGTGCAGGTGGCCCGGGTTGCCAGGGCGCGCGGCATGGCGTTGCAACAGGTGGAGAAGCTTCTTGCCGACCACACCAGTGACCGCCAGCTCGGTTTCCTGGGCGAGCCGCGGGTGAACGTGCTGGAGTTGAACCTGGCGCTGGATAAACAAGAGAGCAGGTAA